One genomic region from Doryrhamphus excisus isolate RoL2022-K1 chromosome 14, RoL_Dexc_1.0, whole genome shotgun sequence encodes:
- the dazl gene encoding deleted in azoospermia-like — protein sequence MDTQNQECNIQASPISQLSNGYILPEGKVNPNAIFVFFGIDTKANANDMRDLFAAFGQIKEVKIITYRGGFSKGYGFVYFAEDVDIQSIVDQQIIWKGKVLKLGPAIMKQRNFRVRQSPRIGPEHWVNPSQYFYFACYPSNGASVTPPSPVVNGGATYYQPYTYPAYGGFMGPQVPVSNTHNAYCYQYPVPYWMGDQRARHDNQNVIECASQTVLSAL from the exons ATG GATACCCAGAACCAAGAATGCAACATCCAAGCTTCACCCATCTCTCAGTTGTCCAATGGCTACATTCTGCCAGAGGGCAAAGTCAATCCCAATgccatatttgtcttttttgggATTGACACCAAG GCAAATGCAAACGATATGCGGGACTTGTTTGCAGCGTTCGGTCAAATCAAGGAGGTGAAAATAATCACATACCGCGGCGGATTCAGCAAAGG CTATGGGTTTGTGTACTTCGCCGAAGATGTTGACATTCAGTCAATCGTTGAT CAACAGATCATTTGGAAGGGGAAAGTACTCAAGCTTGGCCCCGCCATTATGAAGCAAAGGAACTTCC GTGTCAGGCAGTCCCCTCGGATTGGCCCTGAACACTGGGTGAACCCCTCCCAGTATTTCTATTTCGCTTGCTACCCGTCCAATGGAGCAAGCGTGACCCCGCCCTCACCCGTGGTCAATGGCGGCGCTACCTACTATCag CCATACACCTACCCCGCCTATGGAGGTTTTATGGGTCCACAGGTGCCAGTCAGCAACACCCACAATGCATATTGCTACCAG TACCCTGTACCCTATTGGATGGGGGACCAGAGAGCACGGCATGACAATCAG AATGTTATTGAGTGCGCATCGCAGACCGTGCTGAGCGCGCTGTAG